In a genomic window of Brassica rapa cultivar Chiifu-401-42 chromosome A10, CAAS_Brap_v3.01, whole genome shotgun sequence:
- the LOC117129308 gene encoding uncharacterized protein LOC117129308, producing MGGRCSKSLKGYVPPQLYSIDGISVVSSAIGEPLHTEKSRLDPYHFGDTKVKIEIQLESEPPRLVEVRDDQGNAVRIQVEYPSLPPRCLNCGKFGHLLNRCLKPLVKRNKPFVQTSLQQDKMVSTSTKISLETGASEQEEEGEIKVDHEVPEEKRANKKKSKRKGRSRSRVPSSSLVVNSTTLEDQPLLVIPEGSGVVERIEKVEKSEIRDVAVDENQEEVKEHSRVVSVLSDGKGVNQDVLLEEEENEPKTPSGDDREEDERLWFKHPKAVRKAIRQELWHSTIKKQPPKSAFSFRNWGSASMKTHNL from the coding sequence ATGGGAGGAAGATGTAGCAAATCGCTCAAAGGTTACGTCCCGCCACAGTTATACTCTATCGATGGAATAAGTGTGGTCTCGAGTGCGATTGGTGAACCGCTTCACACGGAGAAATCAAGACTGGATCCATACCATTTTGGAGATACAAAGGTTAAGATTGAGATCCAGCTAGAAAGTGAACCTCCCAGGCTGGTGGAAGTAAGGGATGATCAGGGTAATGCTGTGCGGATTCAGGTTGAGTATCCTAGCTTACCACCAAGATGTCTTAACTGTGGTAAATTTGGTCATCTCCTCAACAGATGTTTGAAGCCGCTTGTCAAGAGAAATAAACCTTTTGTTCAGACAAGCCTTCAACAAGACAAAATGGTTTCTACCTCCACAAAGATAAGCCTGGAGACAGGAGCATCAGAacaggaggaggagggagaAATCAAGGTTGACCACGAGGTGCCGGAAGAAAAGAGAGCAAATAAGAAGAAGTCTAAGAGAAAGGGCCGGTCTCGGTCTCGTGTGCCAAGTTCTTCGTTGGTAGTGAACTCAACGACTTTGGAGGATCAGCCTCTCCTAGTCATCCCAGAGGGCTCTGGTGTTGTGGAAAGGATCGAGAAAGTAGAGAAGTCTGAGATAAGGGATGTGGCTGTTGATGAAAATCAAGAGGAAGTGAAGGAGCATTCACGTGTAGTGTCTGTGCTTAGTGATGGAAAAGGAGTGAATCAGGATGTTTTGCTAGAGGAGGAAGAGAATGAGCCAAAAACTCCATCAGGTGACGATCGTGAAGAGGATGAGAGGCTCTGGTTCAAACACCCTAAGGCAGTCCGGAAAGCCATCAGACAAGAGCTATGGCATTCGACCATTAAGAAGCAGCCTCCTAAAAGTGCGTTCTCGTTTCGGAATTGGGGCTCAGCCTCAATGAAGACGCACAATCTCTAA